One window from the genome of Thermaerobacter marianensis DSM 12885 encodes:
- a CDS encoding MGDG synthase family glycosyltransferase, translating to MLRVRDAHAPRLLILSASYGAGHDQVAHAVRDAVLRLCPAADVPVWDFFAAFVSPWLNRAVQRLYLTSIKHWPQGYGLFYRLTGDIRPDSPFQRWLNSLGADRLLGAVTRYRPDAILCTFPTPAGVLSEWKGRGRVRVPLYTVITDHTVHSQWIHPHVDVYFVSSPEVARGVSGRGVDPARVIVTGIPIRGGFREIPDPQRAREALGLDPRLPVVLVMAGAFGALGGVPQIVATLMRVPRPLQAVVVAGRDRALAARLEALVRQSPVPMRVFGYREDVPVLMGAADLLITKAGGVTTSEALAAGLPMIIYRPIPGQEEANTAYLVAHGAALRARNAEELGTAVADLLARPERRAAMARAAWALARADAAERVARVILAGLAGGTGEPSAGDRADGRGGGEARSGTGAPGPGHGSRRRPGRGGPAVGSAAREERAPAPDGPSHEGRTGVAPGSAGEQGAALAEGREWVGRPGQTVALRGDGA from the coding sequence GTGTTGCGCGTTCGCGACGCCCACGCCCCGCGCCTGCTGATCTTGTCCGCGAGCTACGGGGCGGGCCACGACCAGGTCGCCCATGCGGTCCGGGACGCCGTGCTCCGGCTTTGTCCCGCTGCCGATGTGCCCGTCTGGGACTTCTTCGCGGCCTTCGTCTCGCCCTGGCTGAACCGCGCGGTGCAACGGCTCTACCTGACGTCGATCAAGCACTGGCCCCAGGGGTACGGCTTGTTCTACCGGCTGACCGGCGACATCCGGCCCGACTCCCCGTTCCAGCGATGGTTGAACTCCCTCGGCGCGGACCGGCTGCTTGGGGCGGTCACGCGGTATCGGCCGGACGCGATCCTGTGCACCTTCCCCACGCCGGCCGGTGTGCTGTCCGAGTGGAAGGGGCGCGGGCGGGTCCGCGTCCCCCTGTATACGGTGATCACCGACCACACGGTGCACAGCCAGTGGATTCACCCCCACGTGGACGTCTACTTCGTCAGCTCGCCCGAGGTTGCCCGCGGCGTGAGCGGCCGCGGCGTCGACCCGGCGCGCGTGATCGTGACCGGGATCCCGATCCGTGGCGGGTTCCGGGAGATCCCGGACCCGCAGCGGGCGCGGGAGGCCCTGGGCCTCGACCCCCGGTTGCCGGTGGTCCTGGTCATGGCGGGCGCGTTCGGCGCCCTCGGCGGGGTTCCTCAGATTGTGGCGACCCTCATGCGGGTGCCCCGGCCACTCCAGGCGGTGGTCGTCGCCGGCCGCGACCGGGCCCTGGCCGCCCGGCTGGAGGCCCTCGTGCGGCAGTCGCCCGTGCCGATGCGCGTCTTCGGCTACCGGGAGGACGTGCCGGTGCTGATGGGAGCGGCGGATCTCCTGATCACCAAGGCCGGGGGTGTCACCACCTCCGAGGCCCTGGCGGCCGGGCTGCCCATGATCATCTACCGGCCGATCCCCGGGCAGGAGGAGGCCAACACGGCGTACCTGGTCGCCCACGGCGCCGCCCTCCGCGCCCGCAACGCGGAAGAACTGGGGACCGCCGTGGCGGACCTGCTGGCCCGGCCGGAGCGCCGGGCGGCGATGGCCCGGGCGGCGTGGGCGCTGGCCCGCGCCGATGCCGCGGAGCGGGTGGCGCGGGTCATCCTTGCCGGCCTTGCGGGCGGGACGGGGGAGCCGTCGGCAGGCGACCGCGCCGATGGGCGCGGCGGCGGTGAAGCACGTTCCGGGACCGGGGCGCCGGGTCCCGGTCACGGATCGCGACGCCGCCCCGGGCGGGGCGGGCCGGCGGTGGGGTCTGCGGCCCGCGAGGAGCGGGCGCCGGCACCCGACGGGCCGTCCCACGAAGGTCGAACGGGGGTGGCACCGGGCTCCGCGGGCGAGCAGGGGGCCGCGTTGGCAGAGGGCCGCGAATGGGTGGGGCGTCCGGGGCAGACAGTGGCACTGCGGGGGGACGGGGCGTGA
- the pdhA gene encoding pyruvate dehydrogenase (acetyl-transferring) E1 component subunit alpha, producing MGSLHHLREETFELVRVLDPDGNLVGEPAPDLTDEKLLEFYRWMVFARLFDERCLNLQRQGRMGTYAPLSGQEAAQVGSAFALQAEDWVFPSYREHAVTMIHGLPMENVLLYWMGREEGNQIPPDVNVFTVAVPIATQIPHAVGAAWAAKIRGDRRAFIVYFGDGATSEGDFHEGCNFAGVFKVPLVFFCQNNQFAISVPLHRQTASETIAQKAVAYGFPGVRVDGNDVLAVYKVTKEALDRARAGEGPTLIEAVTYRFGPHTTADDPTRYRAREELEEWRERRDPITRMRRFLTARGLLDEEADRAIAEEARQRIAAAVRTVEQKPKAPPESIFDYVYAQLPWNLQEQRRELLEELGRAGATEAGGTAALGARSSGTNAAAGSPAGGMNAAAPGAQGRQGGGR from the coding sequence GTGGGCAGCTTGCACCACCTCCGGGAGGAGACCTTCGAACTGGTCCGGGTGCTGGACCCCGACGGCAACCTGGTCGGGGAACCGGCCCCGGATTTAACCGATGAGAAGCTTTTGGAGTTCTACCGCTGGATGGTCTTCGCCCGGCTGTTCGACGAGCGGTGCCTCAACCTGCAGCGCCAGGGGCGCATGGGCACCTACGCGCCCCTTTCCGGGCAGGAGGCGGCCCAGGTGGGCAGCGCCTTCGCCCTGCAGGCGGAAGACTGGGTCTTCCCGTCCTACCGCGAGCACGCGGTGACCATGATCCACGGCCTGCCCATGGAGAACGTCCTGCTGTATTGGATGGGCCGGGAAGAGGGCAACCAGATTCCGCCGGACGTGAACGTCTTCACCGTGGCGGTGCCCATCGCCACCCAGATCCCCCACGCCGTTGGCGCCGCCTGGGCGGCCAAGATCCGCGGCGACCGGCGGGCGTTCATCGTCTACTTCGGCGACGGCGCCACCTCCGAGGGCGACTTCCACGAGGGCTGCAACTTCGCCGGCGTCTTCAAGGTGCCCCTCGTCTTCTTCTGCCAGAACAACCAGTTCGCCATCAGCGTACCCCTCCACCGGCAGACGGCCAGCGAGACCATCGCCCAGAAGGCGGTGGCCTACGGCTTCCCGGGGGTGCGGGTCGACGGCAACGACGTGCTGGCGGTCTACAAGGTGACCAAGGAGGCCCTGGACCGGGCCCGCGCCGGCGAGGGGCCGACCCTGATCGAGGCCGTGACCTACCGCTTCGGCCCCCACACCACCGCCGACGATCCCACCCGCTACCGGGCGCGGGAGGAGCTGGAGGAGTGGCGGGAGCGGCGGGACCCCATCACCCGCATGCGCCGGTTCCTCACCGCCCGCGGGCTGCTGGACGAAGAGGCCGACCGGGCCATTGCCGAGGAGGCCCGCCAGCGCATCGCCGCCGCCGTGCGGACCGTCGAGCAGAAGCCCAAGGCCCCGCCGGAGAGCATCTTCGACTACGTCTACGCCCAGCTGCCGTGGAACCTGCAGGAGCAGCGCCGGGAGCTTCTCGAGGAGCTCGGGCGGGCCGGGGCCACGGAGGCCGGCGGGACCGCGGCCCTCGGCGCCCGTTCTTCCGGGACGAACGCGGCGGCCGGCAGCCCGGCCGGCGGGATGAACGCGGCGGCCCCGGGCGCTCAGGGCCGCCAGGGGGGTGGGCGGTGA
- a CDS encoding polysaccharide deacetylase family protein, with protein MSGLVAAAGAVTAAYLVYAPGTDLWSRFGDRRVLRRGLPEVGGRGGTRAPAGVSGAAVALTFDDGPDPRYTGRVLDILREHGVRAAFFLVGERARRHPGLVRRMMAEGHLVGSHTEHHRHAYLLLPWAAWREVTHGAESVAAAAGVRPRWFRPPWGAFNLATRVAATATGQRPVLWSITGGDWSRKETARRIADRVTRRLHPGAVIVLHDAGGAPGAPENTVAALPTIIETARRRGFRWVRLDELVP; from the coding sequence GTGAGCGGGCTGGTGGCGGCTGCCGGTGCCGTGACGGCGGCCTACCTCGTCTATGCGCCCGGGACGGACCTCTGGTCGCGGTTCGGGGACCGGCGAGTGCTGCGTCGAGGGCTGCCCGAGGTGGGCGGGCGCGGGGGGACGCGCGCGCCGGCTGGCGTGAGTGGGGCCGCCGTGGCCCTGACCTTCGACGACGGCCCCGATCCCCGCTACACCGGCCGGGTTCTGGACATCCTGCGCGAGCACGGGGTGCGGGCCGCGTTCTTCCTGGTGGGGGAACGGGCCCGGCGTCACCCCGGGCTGGTGCGCCGGATGATGGCCGAGGGGCACCTGGTGGGCAGCCACACCGAGCACCACCGGCACGCCTACCTGTTGCTGCCGTGGGCCGCCTGGCGCGAGGTGACGCACGGGGCCGAGAGCGTGGCCGCGGCGGCGGGGGTGCGGCCGCGCTGGTTCCGGCCTCCCTGGGGCGCCTTCAACCTGGCGACGCGCGTCGCCGCGACCGCCACGGGGCAGCGGCCCGTCCTCTGGTCCATCACCGGCGGCGACTGGTCCCGGAAGGAGACCGCCCGCCGCATCGCCGACCGTGTGACCCGCCGCTTGCACCCGGGCGCCGTGATCGTGCTGCACGACGCCGGCGGAGCCCCGGGGGCACCCGAGAATACGGTGGCGGCGCTCCCCACCATCATCGAGACCGCGCGCCGGCGCGGGTTCCGCTGGGTGCGGCTCGACGAGCTGGTGCCGTAG
- a CDS encoding alpha-ketoacid dehydrogenase subunit beta, which translates to MAKLTIVQAVADALRTEMELDERVVVLGEDVGVNGGVFRATEGLYERFGENRVIDTPLAESGIVGAAIGMAIYGLRPVAEIQFEGFMAPAFDQIVNHAARIRTRSRGRFTCPLVIRAPWGGGIRAPEHHSDSPEDWFIHQPGLKVVIPSTPYDTKGLLIAAIRDPDPVIFFEPKRIYRAFRQEVPEEAYTVPIGRARTVREGRDVAIFTWGAMVRIVEEAAEELAGRGIECEIVDLRTLSPVDVDAIVAAVQKTGRALVVHEAPKTGGFGAEIVALINERALLHLEAPVYRVAGFDTPMPLFHLEDYYLPNKQRVIKGVERVLNF; encoded by the coding sequence ATGGCCAAGCTGACCATCGTCCAGGCGGTGGCCGACGCCCTGCGCACGGAGATGGAACTGGACGAGCGGGTGGTGGTCCTGGGCGAGGACGTGGGCGTCAACGGCGGGGTCTTCCGCGCCACCGAGGGCCTGTACGAGCGCTTCGGCGAGAACCGGGTGATCGACACGCCCCTGGCGGAGTCGGGGATCGTCGGCGCGGCCATCGGCATGGCGATCTACGGCCTGCGGCCGGTGGCGGAGATCCAGTTCGAGGGGTTCATGGCGCCGGCCTTCGACCAGATCGTCAACCACGCGGCCCGCATCCGCACCCGCTCCCGCGGCCGCTTCACCTGCCCGCTGGTGATCCGGGCGCCGTGGGGCGGCGGCATCCGCGCGCCCGAGCATCACTCGGACAGTCCGGAGGACTGGTTCATCCACCAGCCGGGGCTCAAGGTGGTGATCCCCAGCACCCCGTACGACACCAAGGGGCTCTTGATCGCCGCCATCCGCGACCCCGACCCGGTGATCTTCTTCGAGCCCAAGCGGATCTACCGCGCCTTCCGCCAGGAGGTGCCGGAAGAGGCCTACACCGTGCCCATCGGCCGCGCCCGCACCGTGCGCGAGGGGCGGGACGTCGCCATCTTCACCTGGGGCGCCATGGTGCGGATCGTCGAGGAGGCGGCGGAGGAACTGGCCGGCCGCGGTATCGAGTGCGAGATCGTCGACCTGCGGACCCTGAGCCCCGTGGACGTGGACGCCATCGTGGCGGCGGTGCAGAAGACGGGCCGCGCCCTGGTGGTCCACGAGGCGCCCAAGACAGGGGGCTTCGGGGCGGAGATCGTGGCGCTGATCAACGAGCGGGCGCTGCTGCATCTGGAGGCGCCGGTCTACCGGGTGGCCGGCTTCGACACGCCGATGCCCCTCTTCCACCTGGAGGACTACTACCTGCCCAACAAGCAGCGGGTGATCAAGGGTGTCGAGCGGGTGCTGAATTTCTAG